A single genomic interval of Shewanella psychropiezotolerans harbors:
- the mraZ gene encoding division/cell wall cluster transcriptional repressor MraZ: MFRGASAINLDTKGRIAIPKRYREPLRAEYHGQLVITVDFQSSCLLLYPLDEWNKIEAKLLLLSDTQASERAMKRLLLGYAHECELDGNGRLLLPLPLRQYANLDKHAMLVGQLNKFELWDEAAWQQQIEQSRETIRSEEFANNERLADFSL, from the coding sequence GTGTTTCGTGGTGCGAGTGCTATAAACCTTGATACAAAAGGCCGGATCGCTATCCCTAAGCGTTACCGTGAGCCATTACGTGCCGAATATCATGGTCAGTTAGTGATTACTGTTGATTTTCAATCATCATGTCTTCTGCTGTATCCATTAGATGAATGGAACAAGATTGAAGCAAAACTGCTTCTGCTTTCCGATACCCAAGCTTCTGAACGAGCTATGAAAAGATTGCTATTAGGCTATGCACACGAGTGTGAGCTAGATGGTAACGGTAGGTTATTACTTCCTCTGCCGTTACGTCAATATGCGAATTTAGATAAACACGCAATGTTAGTGGGTCAGTTAAACAAATTTGAGCTCTGGGATGAGGCTGCATGGCAGCAGCAGATAGAGCAAAGCCGAGAGACGATTCGTAGCGAAGAGTTCGCCAACAATGAACGTCTTGCCGATTTCTCACTGTGA